In Catenulispora sp. MAP5-51, a genomic segment contains:
- a CDS encoding NAD(P)/FAD-dependent oxidoreductase, translating into MKYDHLLADASPTPYWLDTRDRPGALDALAGRTAADLVVVGGGYSGLWTALLAKERDPGRDVVLLEANRIGWAASGRNGGFCSSSLTHGYDNGESRWPDEMATLERLGHENLDRIETTLKRYGIECDFRRSGELAVATAEWQAEDLASVQTSEDVVFLDRDAVQAQLASPTYHAGLWDKTGCAMVDPARLAFGLRDACLQLGVRIYEKSPVSVLERADRLMRVATDHGEAVAPKVALATNAFPSLLRRVRSFIVPVYDYALMTEPLSEAQMAAIGWENRQGVGDSANHFHYYRLSADNRILWGGYDAVYHFGSRISSRLDQRPETFDKLAGHFFETFPQLEGLKFAHKWGGVIDTCSRFCAFFGTAHGGAVAYAAGYTGLGVGATRFGADVMLDLLAGEETERTALKMVRSKPVPFPPEPLKWFGIMVTADALGRADQNGGRRNLWLRTLDRFGMGFDS; encoded by the coding sequence ATGAAGTACGACCATCTGCTGGCCGACGCGTCCCCGACTCCCTACTGGCTCGACACCCGCGACCGCCCCGGAGCCCTTGACGCGTTGGCCGGCCGGACCGCCGCCGATCTCGTCGTGGTCGGCGGCGGCTACTCGGGCCTGTGGACCGCGCTGCTGGCCAAGGAACGCGACCCGGGCCGGGACGTGGTGCTGCTGGAGGCCAACCGGATCGGCTGGGCCGCCTCCGGGCGCAACGGCGGGTTCTGCTCCTCCTCGCTGACCCACGGCTACGACAACGGCGAGTCGCGGTGGCCCGACGAGATGGCCACCCTGGAGCGGCTCGGCCACGAGAACCTCGACCGGATCGAGACCACGCTGAAGCGGTACGGCATCGAGTGCGACTTCCGCCGCTCCGGCGAACTCGCGGTGGCGACCGCCGAATGGCAGGCCGAGGACCTGGCTTCGGTCCAGACGTCGGAGGACGTGGTGTTCCTCGACCGCGACGCGGTCCAGGCGCAGCTCGCCTCGCCGACCTACCACGCCGGACTGTGGGACAAGACCGGCTGCGCGATGGTCGATCCGGCGCGGCTGGCCTTCGGACTGCGGGACGCCTGCTTGCAGCTCGGCGTCCGCATCTACGAGAAGTCACCGGTGTCGGTGCTGGAACGCGCCGACCGATTGATGCGCGTGGCGACCGACCACGGCGAGGCCGTGGCGCCGAAGGTGGCGCTGGCGACGAACGCGTTCCCGAGTCTGCTCAGGCGGGTGCGGTCGTTCATCGTCCCGGTCTACGACTACGCGCTGATGACCGAGCCGCTGTCGGAGGCGCAGATGGCGGCCATCGGCTGGGAGAACCGGCAGGGCGTCGGCGACTCGGCGAACCACTTCCACTACTACCGCCTGTCCGCGGACAACCGGATCCTGTGGGGCGGCTACGACGCGGTCTACCACTTCGGCTCGAGGATCTCCTCGCGGCTGGACCAGCGGCCGGAGACCTTCGACAAGCTGGCCGGGCACTTCTTCGAGACCTTCCCGCAGCTGGAGGGGCTGAAGTTCGCGCACAAGTGGGGCGGCGTCATCGACACCTGCTCGCGGTTCTGCGCGTTCTTCGGCACGGCCCACGGCGGCGCGGTCGCCTACGCGGCCGGGTACACCGGGCTCGGTGTCGGGGCGACGCGGTTCGGCGCCGACGTGATGCTCGACCTGCTCGCCGGTGAGGAGACCGAGCGCACGGCGCTGAAGATGGTGCGCAGCAAGCCGGTGCCGTTCCCGCCGGAGCCGTTGAAGTGGTTCGGGATCATGGTGACCGCCGACGCCCTGGGGCGCGCCGACCAGAACGGCGGCCGGCGGAACCTGTGGCTGCGGACGCTGGACCGGTTCGGGATGGGATTCGACTCCTGA
- a CDS encoding class I SAM-dependent methyltransferase translates to MTEEQPYDGVAELYAEKFSDSLSSFPLERGLLTAFAELAKAVGGPVADLGCGPGYVTAHLNSLGLDAFGVDMSSGMLAQARARHPELRFELGSMAALDIADASMSGILSRYSIIHTAPDDVPALLAEFHRILIPGGHAFISFLGGDDASQPTASYDHTVVTAYRWWPDHFSALLHDAGLEEVGRLIERAAPDAKRPFPMVNLVARREN, encoded by the coding sequence ATGACGGAAGAACAGCCTTACGACGGAGTCGCCGAGCTCTACGCCGAGAAGTTCAGCGACAGCCTTTCAAGCTTCCCGCTGGAGCGCGGCCTGCTCACCGCCTTCGCCGAGCTGGCGAAGGCGGTCGGCGGACCGGTCGCGGACCTGGGTTGCGGGCCCGGATACGTCACCGCGCACCTGAACTCGCTGGGGCTGGACGCGTTCGGCGTCGACATGTCCTCGGGCATGCTCGCCCAGGCCCGGGCCCGGCATCCGGAGCTGCGGTTCGAGCTCGGATCCATGGCCGCGCTGGACATCGCCGACGCGTCGATGAGCGGCATCCTCTCCCGCTACTCGATCATCCATACCGCGCCGGACGACGTCCCGGCGCTCCTCGCCGAGTTCCACAGGATTCTGATCCCCGGCGGCCACGCGTTCATCAGCTTCCTGGGCGGCGACGACGCCTCGCAGCCGACCGCTTCCTATGACCACACCGTCGTCACCGCCTACCGCTGGTGGCCGGACCATTTCAGTGCCCTGCTGCACGACGCCGGCCTGGAAGAGGTGGGCCGTCTGATCGAGCGCGCGGCCCCCGACGCGAAGCGGCCCTTCCCGATGGTGAATCTGGTCGCGCGGCGGGAGAACTGA
- a CDS encoding ABC transporter ATP-binding protein has translation MSKNTDTLAAGGVAGDLRLVNVTKRFGDFAAVQDLTLTIPQGSFFALLGASGCGKTTTLRMVSGLEEPTAGRVLIGDHDITRLRPYKRPVNTVFQNYALFPHLTIADNIAFGLKRRGVKDVRKPVQDMLDLIELSHIGARKPNQLSGGQQQRVALGRALINQPQVLLLDEPLGALDLKLRRQMQIELKRIQTEVGLTFVHVTHDQEEAMTMADTIAVMNHGRVEQLGSPTDLYENPKTTFVANFLGQSNLLPGKTSGTVGEHVQCVLEDGTRVLIPAARNHASGEEVIVGVRPEKVSIHASAEEVPDGRNVLTGGVVVDTSFVGVSTQYIVKANGCDELGVFVQNDGAQIFRPGSEVVVSWDPSQGFGLDGKQDIDAGAEADLEAAS, from the coding sequence ATGAGCAAGAACACAGACACCCTGGCCGCCGGCGGCGTGGCCGGAGACCTGAGGCTGGTGAACGTCACCAAGCGCTTCGGCGACTTCGCCGCTGTGCAGGATCTGACACTGACGATCCCGCAGGGCTCGTTCTTCGCGCTGCTCGGCGCGTCCGGCTGCGGCAAGACCACGACGCTGCGCATGGTGTCGGGTCTGGAGGAGCCGACCGCCGGCCGCGTCCTGATCGGCGACCACGACATCACCCGGCTGCGGCCCTACAAGCGCCCGGTGAACACGGTCTTCCAGAACTACGCGCTGTTCCCGCACCTGACCATCGCGGACAACATCGCCTTCGGCCTCAAGCGGCGCGGCGTCAAGGACGTCCGCAAGCCCGTGCAGGACATGCTCGACCTGATCGAGCTCTCGCACATCGGCGCGCGCAAGCCCAACCAGCTCTCCGGCGGCCAGCAGCAGCGCGTCGCGCTCGGCCGGGCGCTGATCAACCAGCCGCAGGTGCTGCTGCTGGACGAGCCGCTGGGCGCGCTGGACCTGAAGCTGCGCCGGCAGATGCAGATCGAGCTCAAGCGCATCCAGACCGAGGTGGGCCTGACCTTCGTGCACGTCACGCACGACCAGGAGGAGGCCATGACCATGGCCGACACCATCGCGGTGATGAACCACGGCCGGGTCGAGCAGCTCGGCTCGCCGACCGACTTGTACGAGAACCCGAAGACGACTTTCGTGGCGAACTTCCTCGGGCAGTCGAACCTGTTGCCCGGCAAGACGTCCGGGACGGTCGGGGAGCACGTCCAGTGCGTGCTGGAGGACGGCACCCGCGTGCTCATCCCGGCCGCGCGCAACCACGCCTCCGGCGAGGAGGTCATCGTCGGGGTACGACCGGAGAAGGTGTCGATCCACGCCTCCGCCGAGGAGGTGCCGGACGGCCGCAACGTGCTCACCGGCGGCGTGGTGGTCGACACCAGCTTCGTCGGCGTGTCCACGCAGTACATCGTCAAGGCAAACGGTTGCGACGAGCTCGGCGTGTTCGTGCAGAACGACGGCGCGCAGATCTTCCGCCCGGGCTCGGAGGTCGTCGTGTCCTGGGACCCGTCGCAGGGCTTCGGCCTGGACGGCAAGCAGGACATCGACGCCGGCGCGGAGGCGGACCTGGAGGCCGCCTCGTGA
- a CDS encoding spermidine/putrescine ABC transporter substrate-binding protein — MNDISRARDEFLDAAGRFPEAFKRQLGGAASRRGFLAAGLGVGAAGLLGACATKTKAASSGAGAGSGSSSAVPSEGKAGVDKSDAEKIVNFSNWVSYIDVDPNDKNKRPTLDNFKAETGITVNYTEDVNSNDDFFAKIHQQLAAGQDTGRDLMVLSDWMIGKLRQMGYLEPLNLANIPNFKDLLPEAANPAYDPNRKHTVPWALGFTLMGVNLKSAGLTAAQAQQLSIKDMMTDTKYKGKVGYFSEMEDGVGFGLLATGADPAKFTDDQFSAAVAYIQKARDNNQIRQFTGNDYINDLTNGNYAMCMAYSGDIAQIGDPNIVWVVPQEGMLWFTDNMCIPAMASHKTNAEKFMNYMLEPKVGAALDDYISYIPSMQGADTAMQDIDKAALQNQLIFPDAATKAKAHEFQNLDLKTLDKYVSQFKDVTG; from the coding sequence ATGAACGACATATCCCGGGCCCGCGACGAGTTCCTCGACGCTGCCGGCCGTTTTCCCGAGGCCTTCAAGCGCCAGCTCGGCGGCGCGGCCTCGCGCCGGGGCTTCCTGGCCGCCGGCCTCGGTGTGGGCGCGGCCGGCCTGCTCGGCGCGTGCGCCACGAAGACCAAGGCCGCCTCCTCCGGCGCCGGCGCGGGCTCGGGCTCGTCTTCGGCCGTCCCGTCCGAGGGCAAGGCGGGCGTCGACAAGTCCGACGCCGAGAAGATCGTCAACTTCTCCAACTGGGTGTCCTACATCGACGTCGACCCCAACGACAAGAACAAGCGGCCGACGCTGGACAACTTCAAGGCCGAGACCGGGATCACGGTCAACTACACCGAGGACGTCAACTCCAACGACGACTTCTTCGCCAAGATCCACCAGCAGCTGGCCGCCGGCCAGGACACCGGCCGGGACCTGATGGTGCTCTCGGACTGGATGATCGGCAAGCTCCGGCAGATGGGCTACCTGGAGCCGCTGAACCTGGCGAACATCCCGAACTTCAAGGACCTGCTGCCCGAGGCGGCCAACCCGGCGTACGACCCGAACCGCAAGCACACCGTGCCGTGGGCGCTGGGCTTCACCCTGATGGGCGTCAACCTGAAGTCCGCGGGCCTGACCGCGGCCCAGGCGCAGCAGCTGTCCATCAAGGACATGATGACCGACACCAAGTACAAGGGGAAGGTCGGCTACTTCTCCGAGATGGAGGACGGCGTCGGCTTCGGCCTGCTGGCCACCGGGGCCGACCCGGCGAAGTTCACCGACGACCAGTTCAGCGCCGCCGTGGCCTACATCCAGAAGGCCCGCGACAACAACCAGATCCGGCAGTTCACCGGCAACGACTACATCAACGACCTGACCAACGGGAACTACGCCATGTGCATGGCGTACTCCGGCGACATCGCGCAGATCGGCGACCCGAACATCGTCTGGGTGGTGCCCCAGGAGGGCATGCTCTGGTTCACCGACAACATGTGCATCCCGGCCATGGCCTCCCACAAGACCAACGCCGAGAAGTTCATGAACTACATGCTCGAGCCCAAGGTCGGCGCCGCGCTGGACGACTACATCAGCTACATCCCCTCGATGCAGGGCGCGGACACCGCGATGCAGGACATCGACAAGGCCGCGCTGCAGAACCAGCTGATCTTCCCGGACGCGGCCACCAAGGCCAAGGCCCACGAGTTCCAGAACCTGGACCTGAAGACCCTCGACAAGTACGTCTCGCAGTTCAAGGACGTCACCGGCTGA
- a CDS encoding ABC transporter permease produces the protein MTAPPAAAEVVDELVPGVTDAERRADKRVLRRRASLPYLLLAPGIIWLVVFFIVPMWSIVSTSVETGDMDTGFVLSWRWANFGDVWSQWHQQIIRSLEYSVMCTVFCLILALPLAYFIAFKAGRWKNLLMALVVAPFFTSYLIRTLAWKTILADDGWVVHTMNTLHITPLLSGMGWTYSNNSVLQTPFSVVCGMVYNFLPFTVLPIYTAMEKIDPRLHEAGQDLYASAWATFRKVTFPLALPGIVGGTLLTFIPAVGDYTNAVMLGGPKTKVIGTVIEQQMIGTGGNIPYGAALSVMLMVGTLVITLAYIKKAGTEEIV, from the coding sequence GTGACCGCGCCTCCCGCGGCCGCCGAGGTCGTCGACGAACTGGTCCCCGGCGTCACCGACGCCGAACGGCGGGCTGACAAGCGAGTGCTGCGGCGCCGGGCGAGTCTGCCCTACCTGCTGCTGGCGCCGGGCATCATCTGGCTGGTCGTCTTCTTCATCGTGCCGATGTGGTCGATCGTCTCGACCTCGGTCGAGACCGGCGACATGGACACCGGGTTCGTGCTCAGCTGGCGCTGGGCCAACTTCGGCGACGTCTGGAGCCAGTGGCACCAGCAGATCATCCGGTCGCTGGAGTACTCGGTGATGTGCACCGTGTTCTGCCTGATCCTGGCGCTCCCGCTGGCCTACTTCATCGCCTTTAAGGCCGGGCGCTGGAAGAACCTGCTGATGGCCCTGGTGGTCGCGCCGTTCTTCACCAGCTACCTGATCCGCACGCTGGCCTGGAAGACGATCCTGGCCGACGACGGCTGGGTGGTGCACACGATGAACACGCTGCACATCACGCCGCTGCTGAGCGGGATGGGCTGGACGTACTCGAACAACAGCGTTCTGCAGACGCCCTTCTCGGTGGTCTGCGGCATGGTCTACAACTTCCTGCCGTTCACGGTGCTGCCGATCTACACCGCGATGGAGAAGATCGACCCGCGGCTGCACGAGGCCGGCCAGGACCTGTACGCCTCGGCGTGGGCCACGTTCCGCAAGGTGACGTTCCCGCTGGCGCTGCCCGGCATCGTCGGCGGCACGCTGCTGACGTTCATCCCGGCGGTCGGCGACTACACCAACGCCGTGATGCTCGGCGGGCCGAAGACGAAGGTCATCGGCACCGTGATCGAGCAGCAGATGATCGGCACCGGCGGCAACATCCCCTATGGCGCGGCCCTGTCGGTGATGCTGATGGTCGGCACGCTGGTGATCACCCTGGCGTACATCAAGAAGGCCGGGACGGAGGAGATCGTCTGA
- a CDS encoding peroxiredoxin has translation MASTPEIGAPAPDFTLPGIVLSGAGTGTGTGTERRDFTLSASRGKPIVLAFYPGDDTPVCTKQMCAYNNELEKFTGIGAEVWGISPQDVDSHEKFALRHGLQQPLLADPDKTVIRQYGVAMKGLGLKRSVFLVDAEGVLRWKHVATFGLMFQSVDTLTEQIAALA, from the coding sequence ATGGCCTCCACCCCCGAAATCGGCGCCCCCGCCCCCGACTTCACGCTGCCGGGCATCGTCCTGTCCGGTGCTGGAACCGGCACCGGCACCGGCACCGAGCGCCGCGACTTCACGCTGTCGGCGAGCCGCGGCAAGCCGATCGTGCTGGCCTTCTACCCCGGCGACGACACCCCGGTGTGCACCAAGCAGATGTGCGCGTACAACAACGAGCTGGAGAAGTTCACCGGCATCGGCGCCGAGGTCTGGGGCATCAGCCCGCAGGATGTGGACAGCCACGAGAAGTTCGCGCTGCGGCACGGGCTCCAGCAGCCGCTGCTGGCCGACCCGGACAAGACCGTGATCCGCCAGTACGGCGTCGCGATGAAGGGCTTGGGCCTGAAGCGGTCCGTGTTCCTCGTCGACGCCGAAGGCGTGCTGCGGTGGAAGCACGTGGCGACGTTCGGCTTGATGTTCCAGTCGGTCGACACCCTCACGGAGCAGATCGCCGCACTGGCCTGA
- a CDS encoding gamma-aminobutyraldehyde dehydrogenase — translation MHQYFGGGPRTGSSGVVHQVTNPADGSVVADLVLGDASDAGAAVDAAKRAYPEWSRATPAERSAALHRLAQLLDERSQEFAETESRQTGKPIRLSTGFDVPGTVDNTAFFAGAARHLEGKAAGEYSADHTSAVRREPIGVVASIAPWNYPLQMAAWKILPAIAAGNTIVLKPAEITPLTALLFAQACTDAGIPDGVVNVIVGTGPVAGEALMTHPDVRMVSFTGSTPVGKRVMELASRTVKRVHLELGGKAPFVVFDDADLEAAIHGAVAGSLINTGQDCTAATRAYVHRSRFDEFVAGVADLYAQVKLGDPFDTATDLGPLVSYKQRDSVAGFVDRARAYGANIVVGGEAPGGALASGAYYRPTLVTGVAQDSEIVRDEVFGPVLAALPFDTDEQAFELANDTPYGLAASAWTRDHHRALRAVREIAAGCVWVNDHIPIISEMPHGGYKASGFGKDMSSYSFEEYTQVKHTMHDLTGVARKPWHRTIFEL, via the coding sequence GTGCACCAGTACTTCGGCGGGGGACCGAGGACCGGATCGTCAGGAGTCGTGCATCAGGTCACGAACCCGGCGGACGGCTCCGTAGTCGCCGACCTCGTACTCGGTGACGCGAGCGACGCCGGGGCGGCCGTGGACGCGGCCAAGCGGGCGTACCCCGAATGGAGCAGGGCCACCCCGGCCGAGCGCTCGGCGGCGCTGCACCGGCTCGCGCAGCTGCTCGACGAGCGCTCGCAGGAGTTCGCCGAGACCGAGTCGCGCCAGACCGGCAAGCCGATCCGGCTGTCCACCGGCTTCGACGTCCCCGGCACCGTGGACAACACCGCGTTCTTCGCCGGTGCCGCGCGCCACCTGGAGGGCAAGGCCGCGGGCGAGTACTCCGCCGACCACACCAGCGCCGTCCGGCGCGAGCCGATCGGCGTGGTCGCCTCGATCGCGCCGTGGAACTACCCGCTGCAGATGGCGGCCTGGAAGATCCTGCCGGCGATCGCGGCCGGCAACACCATCGTGCTCAAGCCCGCCGAGATCACGCCGCTGACCGCGCTGCTGTTCGCGCAGGCCTGTACCGACGCCGGGATCCCGGACGGCGTGGTCAACGTGATCGTCGGCACCGGTCCGGTGGCCGGCGAGGCGCTGATGACGCACCCGGACGTGCGGATGGTGTCCTTCACCGGCTCCACCCCGGTCGGCAAGCGGGTCATGGAGCTCGCCTCCCGCACCGTCAAGCGCGTGCACCTGGAACTCGGCGGCAAGGCCCCCTTCGTCGTGTTCGACGACGCCGACCTGGAGGCCGCGATCCACGGCGCCGTCGCCGGCTCCCTGATCAACACCGGCCAGGACTGCACCGCGGCGACCCGCGCATACGTGCACCGCAGCCGTTTCGACGAGTTCGTGGCCGGGGTCGCGGACCTCTACGCGCAGGTGAAGCTCGGCGACCCGTTCGACACCGCGACCGACCTCGGTCCTCTCGTCTCTTACAAGCAGCGCGACAGCGTGGCCGGCTTCGTGGACCGCGCCCGGGCCTACGGCGCGAACATCGTGGTCGGCGGCGAAGCCCCCGGCGGCGCGCTGGCCTCCGGCGCGTACTACCGGCCGACCCTGGTCACCGGGGTCGCGCAGGACTCCGAGATCGTGCGCGACGAGGTCTTCGGGCCGGTGCTCGCGGCGCTGCCGTTCGACACCGACGAGCAGGCCTTCGAGCTGGCCAACGACACGCCCTACGGCCTGGCCGCCTCGGCGTGGACCCGGGACCACCACCGCGCGCTGCGCGCCGTGCGGGAGATCGCCGCCGGCTGCGTGTGGGTCAACGACCACATCCCGATCATCAGCGAGATGCCGCACGGGGGCTACAAGGCCTCCGGGTTCGGCAAGGACATGTCGTCCTACTCCTTCGAGGAGTACACGCAGGTCAAGCACACCATGCACGACCTCACCGGAGTGGCCCGCAAGCCCTGGCACCGGACCATCTTCGAGCTCTGA
- a CDS encoding PucR family transcriptional regulator, with protein sequence MYTTQYPTVGDVLQLGPVKQGGPRVVAGAAGLDRMVRWVHVTELVDVGTILRGGELVLSTGIAWPEDRDRLADFVADLAKLGAAGLVLELGRRYTDSSLPKALLAAAEKHSLPVITLALDTRFVTITEAVHGLIIDAQLAELRASDEVHQTFTELAVEGASPDEVVQQIGRMSGCPVVLENLAHQVLTYSQAGADPSVLLDGWEGRSRSVRPTTGRTTYDERSGWLTTVVGARGHDWGRLVLICNDPAPVPRLSMLLERAAATLALNRLVERDRDSLERQTHRTLLTAILSHGQPASEVALRARALGVTLDGRRLVGVVLRLRTAAHPTALETQARLRELTDQAAAAIRDRRLSALIGTLDEHSVGLLLALGPQDREDAALDGFAERVRRLVERPTSPSSADGYVIAVGTSVGAVRDARRSLLEAVQVADAAVRQPASQAPYHRLVDVRLRGLLHLLRDDARLQTFVERELGPLLAYDAERGTDLVRMLTVYVDSGRNKSAAADAAHLSRPSFYERLHRIERILSVDLDSVESCLALHVALLALEAIRP encoded by the coding sequence ATGTACACCACCCAGTACCCGACCGTGGGCGACGTCCTGCAGCTCGGCCCGGTCAAGCAGGGCGGGCCGCGGGTGGTGGCCGGCGCCGCCGGGCTGGACCGCATGGTCCGCTGGGTGCACGTCACCGAGCTGGTCGACGTCGGCACCATCCTGCGCGGCGGCGAGCTGGTCCTGTCCACCGGCATCGCCTGGCCCGAGGACCGCGACCGGCTCGCCGACTTCGTCGCCGACCTGGCCAAGCTGGGAGCGGCCGGCCTGGTGCTGGAGCTGGGCCGCCGCTACACCGACAGCAGCCTGCCCAAGGCGCTGCTGGCCGCCGCCGAGAAGCACAGCCTGCCGGTGATCACCCTGGCGCTGGACACACGTTTCGTCACCATTACCGAAGCCGTGCACGGCTTGATCATCGACGCGCAGCTGGCCGAGCTGCGCGCCTCCGACGAGGTCCACCAGACCTTCACCGAACTCGCCGTCGAGGGCGCCTCCCCGGATGAGGTGGTCCAGCAGATCGGCCGCATGTCCGGCTGCCCGGTGGTCCTGGAGAACCTGGCGCACCAGGTGCTCACCTACTCCCAGGCCGGCGCCGACCCCTCGGTCCTGCTCGACGGCTGGGAGGGCCGCTCCCGCTCGGTCCGGCCGACCACCGGCCGCACGACCTACGACGAGCGCTCCGGGTGGCTGACCACAGTGGTCGGCGCGCGCGGCCACGACTGGGGCCGCCTGGTCCTGATCTGCAACGACCCGGCCCCGGTCCCCCGGCTGTCCATGCTGCTGGAGCGCGCCGCCGCGACCCTGGCCCTGAACCGCCTGGTCGAGCGGGACCGGGACTCCCTGGAGCGGCAGACGCACCGGACCCTGCTGACCGCGATCCTGTCCCACGGCCAGCCGGCCTCGGAGGTGGCGCTGCGGGCCCGGGCGCTCGGCGTCACCCTCGACGGCCGCCGGCTGGTCGGCGTGGTGCTGCGGCTGCGCACCGCCGCGCACCCCACGGCCCTGGAGACGCAGGCCCGGCTGCGCGAGCTGACCGACCAGGCCGCCGCGGCGATCCGCGACCGCCGCCTGTCCGCGCTGATCGGCACCCTGGACGAGCACAGCGTGGGTCTGCTGTTGGCCCTGGGCCCGCAGGACCGCGAGGACGCCGCCCTGGACGGCTTCGCCGAGCGGGTCCGGCGCCTGGTGGAGCGCCCGACCTCGCCGTCGTCGGCGGACGGCTACGTCATCGCGGTCGGCACCTCGGTCGGCGCGGTGCGCGACGCGCGCCGCTCGCTGCTGGAGGCGGTGCAGGTCGCGGACGCGGCGGTGCGCCAGCCCGCGAGCCAGGCGCCGTACCACCGGCTGGTGGACGTCCGGCTGCGCGGCCTGCTGCACCTGCTGCGCGACGACGCGCGCCTGCAGACCTTCGTGGAGCGCGAGCTCGGGCCGCTGCTGGCGTACGACGCCGAGCGCGGCACGGACCTGGTCAGGATGCTGACGGTGTACGTGGACTCGGGCCGCAACAAGTCGGCGGCGGCCGACGCGGCGCACCTGTCGCGGCCGTCGTTCTACGAGCGGCTGCACCGGATCGAGCGGATCCTGTCGGTGGACCTGGACTCGGTGGAGTCGTGTTTGGCGTTGCACGTGGCGCTGCTGGCCCTGGAAGCTATCAGGCCATGA
- a CDS encoding ABC transporter permease, whose product MAVINWFRKHVIAIVAFLIFFFLLVPNFVVVWMSFNKPSGKYNVKWEKFSFDAWKNPLDDGILHDPLMLSLEIALLATLVATILGTMIAFAIVRHSFKGRGFVNSVLFLPMAAPEIVMGTTLLALFLNTFGVDFLGFKSILIAHIMFCVSYVVITVKSRLNGMDPMLEKAAQDLYATPWQTFWRVTFPLVAPGIGAAALLSFALSFDDFIITEMTAGNSVTFPYWIWNAVQKGIPPQVNVIGSLMLIVTLAGIAVAEVPKWLKTSKAR is encoded by the coding sequence ATGGCTGTCATCAATTGGTTCCGCAAGCACGTCATCGCGATCGTCGCTTTCCTGATCTTCTTCTTCCTGCTGGTCCCGAACTTCGTCGTCGTGTGGATGTCGTTCAACAAGCCGTCCGGCAAGTACAACGTGAAGTGGGAGAAGTTCTCCTTCGACGCGTGGAAGAACCCGCTCGACGACGGCATCCTGCACGACCCGCTGATGCTCTCGCTGGAGATCGCGCTGCTGGCCACGCTGGTCGCGACGATCCTGGGCACGATGATCGCGTTCGCGATCGTGCGGCACAGCTTCAAGGGCCGCGGGTTCGTCAACAGCGTGCTGTTCCTGCCGATGGCGGCACCCGAGATCGTCATGGGCACCACGCTGCTGGCGTTGTTCCTGAATACCTTCGGCGTGGACTTCCTCGGCTTCAAGTCGATCCTCATCGCGCACATCATGTTCTGCGTCAGCTACGTGGTGATCACGGTGAAGTCCCGGCTCAACGGCATGGACCCGATGCTGGAGAAGGCGGCGCAGGACCTGTACGCCACGCCGTGGCAGACCTTCTGGCGGGTGACGTTCCCGTTGGTGGCGCCGGGGATCGGGGCGGCGGCGCTGCTGTCGTTCGCGCTGAGCTTCGACGACTTCATCATCACGGAGATGACCGCGGGCAACTCGGTGACCTTCCCGTACTGGATCTGGAACGCCGTGCAGAAGGGCATCCCGCCGCAGGTCAACGTGATCGGCTCGCTGATGCTCATCGTCACGCTGGCCGGGATCGCGGTGGCCGAGGTGCCGAAGTGGCTGAAGACTTCTAAGGCTCGCTAA
- a CDS encoding SgcJ/EcaC family oxidoreductase — MSDNRDADKAAIQAVLTASYQAWQDGDAEGMVADYTPDATAIMTGSLRDSREVIRENMALAFGGPLKDTSTSNKQLSLRFLGPDAAIAISESGILFGGETEVPDARKVNATWVFEKRDGRWLIAAYHNSPVFAAAQ; from the coding sequence ATGTCAGACAACCGTGACGCGGACAAGGCAGCGATCCAGGCGGTCCTGACCGCTTCCTACCAGGCATGGCAGGACGGCGACGCCGAAGGCATGGTCGCCGACTACACGCCGGACGCCACCGCCATAATGACCGGCTCGCTGCGCGACAGCCGCGAGGTGATCCGCGAGAACATGGCCCTGGCCTTCGGCGGCCCGCTCAAGGACACCTCGACCTCCAACAAGCAACTGAGCCTCCGTTTCCTCGGTCCGGACGCCGCGATCGCGATCAGCGAGTCCGGCATCCTGTTCGGCGGCGAGACCGAGGTCCCGGACGCCCGCAAGGTGAACGCCACCTGGGTCTTCGAGAAGCGGGACGGCCGCTGGCTGATCGCGGCCTACCACAACAGCCCGGTGTTCGCGGCTGCCCAGTGA